TATGTTAGATTTGGGAAGGAGCATATGTACGCAATTTTATCTCTTGATGCCAAGAAATTATTTACATGTTTCAAACATGTAAAATCCAGGTCACATGAAGTGGCTTTATCATTTGATCTACTATTAATCTTTATAACTAAAAAGGTATCGCGATAAATTTTAGTTTTCCTCGGGTGAAGTATTTCTTTTGATATTAGAGAGTATTGAactttattattaaaataataaccGGATATGTGGTTAAATAGCAGCCATAATGGCTGCTATAATGGGTTTTGTAACAGTTATTTGACCACACAATAGCTGATATGGTGGGCGAAGATAACTATCAAATAACGGCTATTATTTGGAGGGGAAAAAAGAATACATCAAGGCCTTGTACCAACAtcgcttattttttttttttgttggtacaATAGTGACTCACACTAGATGTGCATGAGTATACCCAGAGAGatcagaaagaagaagatgACATAGAGGAGACGGAGTTGACTCAATACTCTCCTAAATGAGAGCATCTGAATGGTCCGCAGCATAGGAGGCTACCCAATCAGCAGCAATGTTCGTCTTCTGAAAAACGTGAGTGGCCCGAAAGAAGGCCAGCCCTCTTGCGAGCCTACAAATGTCCCGAAGCAATGGGTGTCGGTCGACCTAGCTGGGCTCGCTCTGAATCTAGTTGATCACCGTGGCTGAATCACCCTCAAGATGAACACAATCCGCACTCAAATGCAGTCTAGTATGGGTGATGCTCTCCCATACAGCTCGTAGCTCTGCAGCGATGATAGACTCATCGAAGATGTGCCGATCCCGGGCGGCAACAAATCTAGAGTCCCGAGCTCTAATCACGAAGCCTactcctcctttgcttccatCCTCAAAGATGCTGCCATCAAAGTTTACCTTAAAAAAACTAGGGGATGGAGGCTCCCAGGAAACAAAAACAGTCCTGGACGCTACTCGAGCAAAAAGGAAACCCTAGATGTCCTTGGTCACTCTAGGTAATGCCACAACAGTAGAACTGATGACCTCAGCTGCATGAAGAAAAGCTCTGTTCACCACTGTCCTCAAGTGCACTCTTCTACCCTCGAAGATTTCGGTATTTCTATCCAGCCATATATGGTATGCTAGGTAGGCACATATGATACCCCACTCTACAGTACTAGGCCTACGTCGGGACTCCTTCAGCTAGCTCAGGAGTCCTCAGTCGAGGTCATAGCCTGCGGTGAGGCCATGACGCATCCTCAAATTTGAATCATCCGAGAGCAACCAAAGAGGACATGACTAATAGACTCCTCCATGCTGGGGCATCCCTCGCAAGTTGAGATGACTCGCACCCTCTCCTAGCCAGTACACCCATGGTCGGCAAGCATTtccatgccaccttccaaatGAATAAGGCAACGTGGGAGTGGACGTGCATCCTTTAGATCCATTCTCCATCTATCTAATGAGTCAACCCAACGCAAACCATATCCTATAGGTCTCGGGCTTTGACCTTCGACCTCCTAGTTGCTTGCCAGATCCTCCTATCTGCGGTCTCCCTAGTGGATATCCGAGTTGCCAAGACCCTTTCGGCCAGCAACTCCCCAAAGACATGTCAAGCATAGTCCTCGTCCCATCTGCTCTCCCCAAGGACAATCAGATCACAAACTCTACAGCCCGCAAGGGATCTTGGGTCAAACATGGTAGGCCAGCGGCCAAGCGGTAGCTCCGACATCCTTCTCTCCTCCATGGCATCAATAACCCGGCCATCCCCAATCGCCCAACTGATCAAGGGGAGCACCGTCAGGGCACGGGCACAGATCTTCCTCCAGATGAAGGAACAGTGGTGCCCGGGGTGGAAGATAGACCCAACAACTAAATCTCTATACATGGCCCTCATCAGTGTGCACCAAAGACTCTCAGGCTCCAGGAGGTACCTACCTGCATGCTTAGTCACTAAGATCTCTCGCCTAGTAGTCAAACAGTGAATGTCCAGTCCCTTGCTGCTAGTTGGTTGACAGATCACGTCCCAAGCAAGCAGGTGGATGCTGCCTACTCCTCCTCGCCTTCCTTAGATGAAGCTCCGAAACGGTTGTTCCAGCATCCTCAGCGGTGCTAGCGGTACGAAGGTGTTAGAAAGTAAAAAGACAGGAATCGAGCTCAGAACTGACCTAACCAATATGACTTTGCCCATCATGAAAAGAGCACTCACCTGCCATTCCTCCAACCTGTGCTTGATACTCAGCTCCACGGCTGAACAATTCCCCCTACGAAGACGTCGCCTAGTAACAAGAATTCCAAGATATCTCATGGTGCCCCCTTGCTCGCCTACCCCAAAATCTCCATGATAGTTCCCTTCATGGAAATAGTTGACTTGGTTAGGTTCATCTGTTGCCCGGAAGCCCTACAGTACTCAATGATTTTTTGAATTGGTTACACCAAGTGTCTCGTTGCACGGGTTATCCGAAAGCAATCTTCGGCAAATAACAAATGAGCGCCGACACGAGCTAATTCGCGAGGCTAATTCAAAAGATGCCCCCAAGCCCGTTCTAACAGTTATTATATGAAGGTAAATATATAACGGCTATTTTCAACCACGAAAACATCCCAAATATTTTCAACCACGAATGTTGTCATGACGAACAACGGGCAAATCTGCTACGCGTCACGAATCCATCCATAGATCACAGACGCGGGCCCTGTCGATATATAAACCAGAAATCCAATATCTTTTTCTGATCGAAGTGAAGGCAAAAAAGATttcgaagaaggaaaaaaaaaaatggtggcagCCATTGCTGCTGCTACTCTTCCAAACACTGCTTTTTTGCCGAAAAATCTCTCCTTTTCCAGCACAAGCCATCAATTCCTTGGTGGGTTCTCAAAAAGACTCTATTTTGATCAGAAATTTGGGAATAGAAGCAAGGATTTGATCGGTTTAGTGGTcgcttctgctgctgctgctagtAGTAGCGATAGCAGGGGAGCTGGGAGGTTCTATCTAAACTTCACTGGCTTCCCTTTCCCACTTGGCCCGTTCCTCAATAGACGCACAATAAGGACCGAGGTGAGCTAGCTTCGCCGTGCTGTTTCCTTTTAGAATCGTTCTCTGGTAGTTGAGGTACTGAAGTTGTATGATTGCCTATTTTGATTGGTCACTTTGTGTGGTGTGATAAGTTTCGAAGAGATTATTGGGTAGAAGCATAGTTAATAACATGGGGGAAGTGGATACTAAATTTTTATACATGATATTAGTTTGATGTGCTCGTTATTGGCTAGAAAGATTCGTCTTTATTCCATTCAGATACTATCTTTTCATCATTCTAGACATGTCCAATTGCAAGTATGCAGGCTAAAAGCTATGATTTCTTACTGCTAATTTTATATTACTTCTTAGTACCAAATGTCCTTCGATCAGATCCACATGTTGTTTTTGGGATTTGTCGCTGTTATGGCTAGCCATTTTTTAATATTTGGTTCCTCTCCAGTCTCCAAGACTTCATCTTCAAAAAATAATGTAATATTGAAAACCTTGAAAGAATGAATTCACTGGTTGGATCTGTGATCCTGGCCATATAAAATTAGACTATTGAATAGCCCAGCGTTTAATTTATAGGGCATAAATCATTTGTAAGTATGTATGTGTTTCTTCATGCTCTAAAGGGATTGTTTTATTCACTTTGGTTCTCGCTCCTCAAGATTCAAAGAGTGTTCCACCATGTTTCCTTAATCATGTTTTGCAATCTGTCATTCCAGTACTCTAGATTTGAGTGGTATAGAGAGGGATATCTTTATCTCCCATCCTTTTGGAAAGACTGGAATAATCAAACATGATAAACTCATTTTACTACCtcatttttttggtacaaattttACTACCTCATTTATCAGTATCAAAAGAGACTAATGTTCTCTTATGTatattcctctctctctctctctctctctctctctctctctctcttacttagTTGACATGCATGCAGAAAGACAAACCTTTTCTGGTAATATTGACACTGTCCCTTTTGCTGTTCTGTTATAAGGCTGTGAAAAATTGCATATGGCTCTTTGAACAAGAGCAAGCATTGGGCTTCAGTAGTGTCTCAACAAACATTCGGATGACAGTCATCAAGCTTAAATCCGGAGGGCTGTGGGTCCATGCACCCATCGCTCCAACTAAGGAATGCATTCAGGTTCTTGCTTTATCCatgtcttttccttcttttaattcttcttcttgtagtTTACTCGCTTGAAGTATCCATCACCAGAAACCAAAATATTATCTTTTGCTTAAGGGTTACTTAATTATCAGCATAATAAGCCTGTGGATGCTTGATTTAAATCCTTGATCATATGAGAAAAGGAAGCTTACAAGCCAGATGTATGCATGTACAGTGTTAATAAGTACCTGATATTGTTGGTGGCACTTGGAATTACCTAATTTTTTGTACGACTCTGTAGAAAAATTCCATATGCTTTTTAATAATTACCTAATTTGATTAATTGTTTCATTTTATGCCATATGAAATCCCAGATCTTGAAGGAGTTGGATGCTCCTGTTGAACACATTGTCCTGCCCACTTTTGCCTATGAACATAAAATCTTTGTTGGGCCATTCTCAAGAAAGTTCCCACAAGCACAAATTTGGGTGGCCCCTAGGCAGTGGAGTTGGCCAATTAATTTGCCGCTCGAGTTCTTTGGAATCTTCCGGGCCAAAGCTCTAAAAGATGAGGATACTTCAACCCCATGGGCTGATGAGATTGACCAAAAAGTTCTCAGCTCACCAGAAGTTGGTAatgtcttcatcttcactttaTTACTTCTTATCTGGACTTGCATTTGTCATCTTCATCCTCCTTGCCCTCCTGATTTCTGatatattttatttcttctGAATGAAGATTTCTCATTATTTCGCAACGAAAATATATTTGGAAGATGAACATTGAGCATTCATTCAAGTTTCTGCAGACATCCTATTCTAAGCCTTTACTTCGTAGTTAAAAAACATTCAGAATATTGCAGGCTTGCATTGGTTAGCCTTTGCTTGCCTGATGATTGAGATGGGTGATTCAGGCTGTAGTTTCTAATCAGATGGTTTAACTTCTTACAGGGATTGGCCCTTATGTAGAGGTAGCATTTTACCATAAACGTTCGCGAACATTATTAGTAACGGATGCTGTCATTTTCGTTCCAAGGCGGCCACCAGAATGTATCAGCAAAGAATCATTGTTAGCATCTGCAAAGAATGGTTTAGCAGTGAAGCTCCTCAGCAAAGGGAAGGAAGTTCCAGAGGAACCTGTTGTTGACAATAAGATAAATCGTCAAAAAGGTGAGTATGCTATTTGACTGATTAATTCCATCCCATTATAGTCTGTTCTTCATGTTCCTGGTTATTTTTTCTATGAGTTTGGGTGTTTCTAAGAACATATGATGACAAATTAGGTATGGTCAGATCCAGTTTATTTTATGTCTTGCAGATGGCCCTAGGCAAGTCTaaggcatatatatatatatatatatatatatatatatatatatatatatatgattccTTTTTTGAGCAAACATATTTATGATTATGGATCACCGAACTAGAGAAAAATCATAAATATATGTGACTCTGTCCATGAGAAACAAGGGATAAATTAACAAGAATATCAGGTAAATGTGGGAACCATGCTTTTCAGGATTCATGTTTGAATCTTGATTAGTTATGCTCTTAAACTAGTAAGCAACCACCAATTGGCTGAGAAAAACATTTAACCCTTCAATACTGTGATTTTGTTAGTATAAGTGAAGGAATTATAACATCATCGGTGTACATAACAAAATAAACTTAAAGTATGAGGCTTCGAAGAAAACCTGTGTTTCCATTGTTTAGGGTTTCAAACATAAAATCCTTATCGACGAGGTTCAAAGCTTGAGCCTGTTAACAAAGAACCTTACAAATTTAGACTTTGATTATAGCTAATTAGAAAAAGATTGATGCCATAGGATGCAACTCCAGCTTCAGTAAGATGCATTGCCTGCCAAATCAGAATCTGACGTAGCAGATTTGGATCCAAGTAAGAATATTATCATCACAAGTGCAATGGATCATTGATCAGATAATCTGAGATGACCCATGGAACTGTTATATCGGAAAATGTCGGTGAATCTGTTACAGGTTCACATTCATTTACTAAATAGCTAACTAGTGCTGGCTCAAAATCAACCATTGGACCGAGCTGAAAATTGGAGGCAATGAAGGTCTATTCCCTTTTTTCAGCATCTGCATTGGATCACAAATTAGTGTCATGAAGCTGCTGCTATAGTTGCTCAACTCATAAGTTTTCCTGCAGTTCCGCCCATAATTTAGTTTGAATGACCTGGATCTTGAAGATCATTAATCCCATATCTGCCACCAGATCTGGATGATATCTGAAGGGAAAGAAGCTTGATTTGTCGTCTTCCAGATGACATACGTAGATCTTAGATCAGATAGGCAGATCAGATGTAGCAGCTTTCAGAATCTTTCACCGATGCATCTAGAATCCAGTTCTAGTGTTCTGGATTGAAATGGCAGCTGTTCTCAGAACCACAATTGGATCTAAATGAAATCTGGAAGCAAAGGAGCCTGATAGATCTTCTACAACAGGCTTGCAGTAAATTACCGGCCAGACCTGTAATTAAAATTTTCCATTGACTGTCGTTGTGGAATGATCACCTCGCAGTTTAGTTTTGCCAAACTATGCAAACATAGCTTCTTGAACCAACATGCAAGCATATTGAGATTGGTCTTCAACCtgcaataaattaaaaaaaattaaagtccCTGTTGTAGCAAGGACTGCACATGAAAATCTTTGTTTTTATAGCATAGCAGCCTTCATGAGCTATAGGAGTTTGGAACTTTGACATGAGATCATGTGATTCGGGCTCAGCACATCATCGAACCGTATACATGATTGATTGGGTTGCAGGCGACAACAGAGGCAACCTGAAATTGAAAACAATTTAAAAGAGCCCAGTCCTGCATTTGACTGGGCTATTCTCCTCACAGCTTGGCAAGAGACACCGTCCCTGTTATTTTAAGACTTCAGCACCCAAGCAAGGAGTGACAGCAAGAAGAAACGAGAAAACTTGGCTCGGTCATAGCAATAGTGAGCAATGGTATACATCGTACCGGCCTAAATCGGGCAGTACAGAACATACTATaccgtaccagttcggtactAGTACTCGGTACAGGTGGCGTACCTCGGTACAGGTGGCGTACCTtggtacatcaaaaaaaaattgtattgtaccataccgacactgtATTAGTGTGGTACCCATACAGGGTCTGGTaccgagatggcgaaccttgatAATGAGGCTTGAACGTGCATGCATGGGCGGACATTCCTTCTGCCCTGATGCTTGCACTATAGCTTGAGGAAAGAGAGAGGGTATCCtagtcttcttcctctttattTCCATCTAAGCCCACAACAAACCCTTACATTGGATTCATGATTCACTTacctccttaacttgattgacTCAGAACAAGCAAAGCTTGATGTCTGAATTCAGCTCAATGAAGTTCAATGGGGTTGGACCCTTAAGGAAGACAATAGGATTTGTAATAAAGCCATCTTACGTTGATATCCACTCATGTAATAGTAGTCCAAAACAGCTCTGTAAGATAACTGGTGCTGGCTAGCTGTTCCACCTCATGTGATGCACATCTAGAATTATCTCATATGGTACCAAAATGTAAGGTTTCCATGAGTCTCCTTGGGCCTAAACAAATTATATAGTCCAAAATTGGTTCATAAGACCGAGATCCGATAGTAATCACCAAAATAAACTTACCAATTATACTAATATGTGTAGAATGTATACCCAACAATGATTCTTTGTCGACTTAAGACTTTCCAAGATATGGATTATGTTGGCATAGCATCAAAATACTCAATATATCCCATTATTTAGGAGTTCATGATATATTGTCCTTCTATTGATGAATATTGTATCTTTTATTTGTCATAATTATGTGCGCATGTAGATCGGAATTTATGCTGATATTGTCGACTGCTTTAATTtccccattctgcatctgcaaGACAGACTTGGCTTGACAAACTACGTAAGGTCATAAAATCTTTCTGACCAGACATAGAGCTCATCTGAGCTTCACAAAATCATATACCAAAACTAGTTGGTTGAAGGTAGATAGTTTGATATTCTGGGAGGATGATCCAGAAACTTTTGTGTACCTAAATTCCTTCGCCCTGTCACTAGGAGTTGTTTAATGTAAGAATTCACTTGAAGTTTTCCATAATTATTGTAGCACTTGGGGAGAACTACAGAGCACTTTAGAGCCCACAAGTGGTTTATTTTTCTGTTCATCTCTAGTGCATGCTAATTTTATCACggttttattttcataaaagaTATGATTCAATTGTGATAAAGCTTTTCTGGATCCTTAGACATGATTGCTGATAGATAGTGCTGCTACTAGATCACTTGCATCTATTTGTGATGCTTAAATGGACCCCAGCACGCTATGAACGCAATGAATCAGAGATGATATATTGATCTTTCTTTCATATTACTATCTTAATGCACAATCTTGTGTTATGAAAGAACAATTGTTGTTCATATTGAACTTGAAGATCCATGCTAAACTTTTTTGCATCAATACAACTCCAGCGTCCCCCACCCACCCAaagaacagaaaaagaaaaaagaaaaaggaaacaactCTGTGGTCTTATTTTTCTGTTCATCTCTAGTACATGCTAATTTTATCACGGTCTTATTTTCATAAAAGATATGATTCGATTGTGATAAAGCTTTTCTGGATCCTTAGACATGATTGCTGATAGATAGTGCTGCTACTAGATCACTTGCATCTATTTGTGATGCTTAGATGGACCCCGGCATGCAATGAATCAGAGATGATATATTGATCTTTCTTTCATATTACAATCTTAATGCACAATCTTGTGTTATGAAAGAACAATTGTTGTTCATATGGAACTTGAAGATCCATGATAAACTTTTTTGCATCAATATAACTCCAGTCCCCACCCACCCAatgaacaaagaaaagaaaaaaagaaaaaggaaacaactCTGTGGTCCATCAACAGAAGCAAAAGCCCCCAAACGCCTTCCTTTTCCCAaactcacacacacacaaaaggaggaaaaaagaatTCTGCAGGGATGCTAAAGTTTCTGCATCAGCAACACTCAGAGCCAAAGTTTCAACATCAACAAAACCCACagccaaaaaatttaaaaatgcatatataagaaaagaaagaattctTCGGTGATGCTAAAATTTCTATATCAACAATGCCCATAGCCAaaagtttcaacatcaaaaaaatccaaccgcagccaaaaaaaattaaaaacaaaaagagtGGCTTGCCAAGAAATTTATAAAGTTAAACAAATAAAAGAATGATTTGctaaaaaaacttaaaaatcaCAAATTTATTCATGCGGTGAGCGTGGATCGAACACGCGACCTTCAGATCTTCAGTCTGACGCTCTCCCAACTGAGCTATCCCCGCATTGCATGAAATTATTACTCactatttatatttgctattatAAAAGCTATGATTTACTCACTATTTGTATTTACTATTATAAAAGCAATGATTCTGGAGAACATTTCTGGCATCATTTTAAGTCCTGAGTTACACCATGTCATCAGCAAGTTGATTTGAGAACACTGCCAAACTCCTGGAAGAAATCATGCTTGTCAATGAAGTCAGTCGATTATAACAAAAATGATTAAATTCCATATGCACACTGTATGTCAACCAAAACTGCATCTTTCTCTCTAGGACTCCAAACAGGTTATTTGCCAACAAGATGAATATtaaattgaagaaaaaattgatcTCCTTGTTGAAGTGCTAATGTAAAATGAGATTCTCTGTTGATCCTTCCAAAGCTGAAGCATATTGCCATGGCAGTCAGCTTCCTATGCACCTTCTAGGTTTTATCTAACTGCTAGTTTCTTCTTGTTCAATGCTAGACCTTCTACAGTACTTTCTAGCAGGTCATACAAGAACTTTGTAGAGTAAATCTTTACTGCTATTATATTTGTCTCCATCCTTACAGGGTGGGAAAGAATGGTTCTGCAGATCTTGTTTCTCGGCCCTTCAAATCTTCTGGAGCCCACTGCAAGCTTCGCTCAGATGTCACAGAAGTTGATCGTTTCTCCCATCGTGAAGACATTAGTTTTTAGCAAAGTTCCAGAAAAGGTGTGTATCATGATCTGCTGAAATAAAAAACGTTTCTAATTTAAGCTACTATTCCTGCTTGTTTCATCCTTGTTCATGACTTCTTAAGTGTTTGTAGTAAATTTGCATGCCGATTTGTTATGCCCCTAGCATGATACGCCATACTGGCTCAAACCAGACGGTACGGgacataccgtaccataccagttTAGCTAATATCCAGTATGGGTGGTGTACTACACCATATTGTATCGACACTGTGCTAGTATGGTACTAGTACagatctggtagtgagataatAAACTTTGGACTCTAGTGTCCTGTCATATGTGCCTCCactgaaaaatttaaaaatccaATTGTTAGAAGGATAGCTGGCTGGTTTGATAAGATTTCAAGTCCTAAGAAAGATGCTGCAGGTTGTAGTTGTCTTGAACTTCAAACAGGACATGGAGTCTGATGGAAATATATCTGTCATTCGTGCACCCATCAAAAATTCACTTGCAATATTTGTTGTACCATTTTCCAAGAGCGTGACTTTTATGATGTGGTCCCTTTTGAAATGAAGCAGGCCAACAATTATGATTTGCCATTGGGGTGCAATCAGCAACCACACTTTTGTGCATGTGTGCGCATTTGAGCAAGAGAGATCAAGAGTTTTCACTTTCGGCCATGATAAAAAGATGGCAGTTTAATAACCTTATTTCCTGCATAGCTTTTGCATCTTTTCATATATGCTGCTCTCTCAGCATCACACAAGTTAGATATGTTAACTACACATGACCTTTACAATCTTTTTATTAGTATGCATCTGAAGAAGCATCAATGCTTTTGTAGCAATGCCTTATGTTGATGAATCATTTGCACTCTACTTTTACAGATGCATATATTGAAATTTTATGAACACAGTATTTTCCTGTATGATGAGAGAAACCGGGCATAGATTCAGTTTTATATGCGCAATTTTCAGGTGAGGGATTGGGTCGATCGGATCGCTAAAGACTGGCCATTCAGGCGGATAATCCCTGCCCATTTTGCTGCTCCAATAAACGCAAGCAGGTCAGACTTCTTGGCAGCATTTACTTTCCTTGATGAGCTTCTGGGTGAGCGCTTTGTCACAAGGCCTTCACTGTCTCTTGTCTTCGCATCCCTCATGGGGAGAGCAACCAGTTACTTCCCACCGGATGATATGAAGACCTTGTCATCCCTCGACGAATTCTTGGTGTCAGTTGGAGCTGTGAAGAAAACTGTTTCAGGAAGAAAACGGTAACAATGCGAAGACAGTGTACATTTCATGTGCCTGTCCGCCATTCTGGAATAGATTACTGTACATAGAGTTTACTCAGCCATACTCTTTTATTTTACTCGGATCAAAACAAAGAATGTAGACTCAGAGGGATGTAGTCTCtgggtcttctttttttttgtcaccATAATGTTGGATGATTTCTTTGTTATAGGTAATGACTTTAAGGTTGTTTAATAGAAGAGCATGGCTAATGCTGCTGAAGTAAGATCGGCTGAGTAATTAGTGAGAAAGCATTTGATGCCTAACAGGATTTCTTACATGCACTGCTGTAATAGTATGGGCCATATCTACACCCCTTATGGAGAACAAACGTTCTTTTAATTACAAAATCTGTATCATTTGATGGATTTAGAGTCTGAATTTTGTATGGTAAAGGTGAAAGTTCATTATTCAGACTCTTGCCAGCATTCCTTGGTATATAGTATGTGAATGGGACTTGCTGTTGGTGACTTGGTGACACTATCGAAAAGGATTCTGACATATATGGTGACTTGTCCAGTACATAAAATCAGATGCAAACATTTCATGGGCAGCCTTTATATATGCCGCTCATTACAACTGTGGAAAGAGATGAGGATATTAATAGCATATTATAACTTCTCAGGTCCATAATTATTCTCAGTGAATAGTGAATactaaataatttctaaagctagaaatattagCTGTTCCCaagaaaaagtaaaatattAGCCGTACTAGAACTTTGTAATCTACTCATTTTTTTGGCTTACAAGTCTTCGCGATCGTTTGAAATGGGTATGAGAATTGTTGGAAATAGATAAACTTAATTGTGCATTGATCCAAGAGATGTTATTTAAGACATTTGTATTTCCAAAAAGACCTTTTAGCTTACCTATGAAATTTACTTAGAATTCCTCTTCATGAGTAAAACTTTAAATATGACTCTTAGTATTTTGTATAGAGGTTACTTGAAGGGTTGTAAAATCCTCTTTATAAAGGGTTGTTACTTGAGTCATTTTGTATTGAAGAGAGTTGCAGAAATTTAATATAGAGTAAAGTCCTCTTCATTCCTTAGTGAAATATACTACAATATTCTTTTCCTCTATCCACCTCttcaaagtggtatcagagcaagatcATGGCTACCGGAGTGCTTCCCATTCCTCGTCTTACCAATACCAACTATGAAAATTGGAGTATCCAAAAGAATGACACATGGGAGCTTACCACTCTTCCAGAATGCCATGAACCCATCGGAGTGAAATGGGTTTATAAGGTAAAGAAGAACGCAGAAGGAAAGATAGAAAAATACAAggcttgcttagtagctaaagGCTACAAACAGCAAGCCGGGATTGACTACGAGGAGgtatttgctcccgtagctcgTATGGAGACAATTCGCCTAGTAATTTCTGGCAGCACAAAACAATTGGAGAATCTACCAACTAGATGTGAAGTCGGCCTTTTTGAATGGTTTATTagaagaagaagtatatgtTGAGCAACCTAAAGGGTATGTGAAGAAGGAATGCAAAGAGAAGGTTTTAAAGCTAAAGAAGGCACTTTATGGCTTAAAACAAGCTCCAAGAGCTTGGAACTCAAGGATTGACAGCTACTTCAAAGCAAACGGCTTCAAGCAATGTCCCTCTGAGTATGCTGtgtatgaaaaagaaaaaaattctaacaTATTACTTGTttgtttgtatgtggatgatctcATCTTTACAGGTAACGATCCACAAATGATTGAAGAATTCAAGCATGTTATGATGAAGGAATTTGAGATGACAGACATGGGACTCGTGACATACTTTCTTGGTTTGGAAGTCAAACAACATGAAGAAGGAATTTTCAATCCCAAGAAGGCTATGCTAAAGAAATCTTGAAGAGATTCAAAATGGAAGATTGTAATCCTATAAGCACCTCCGTTGATTGTGGAGCAAAAATATCAAAAGAAGATGAAGGAAAGGTTGTTGACCCTACTCTCTACAGAAGCTTAGTGGGAAGTTTGAGGTATATGACCTGTACAAGGCCGGACATATTATATGCAGTCGGCTTAGTCAGTAGATTTATGGAAGAGCCCAAATCAATGCATCGGAAGGCAGCAAAGAGGATTCTTCGGTACATCCGAGGTACTATTACTGATGGACCATTTTATTCTCATCTTGATAATTTTGAACTTGTTGGCTACTCAGATAGTGATTGGGCTGGAGACATGGATGACCGTAAAAGTACTTCTGGATTCGCATTTTTTTATGGGAAATGCAGTATTTTCATGGATGTCAA
This Phoenix dactylifera cultivar Barhee BC4 unplaced genomic scaffold, palm_55x_up_171113_PBpolish2nd_filt_p 000138F, whole genome shotgun sequence DNA region includes the following protein-coding sequences:
- the LOC103696205 gene encoding uncharacterized protein LOC103696205 isoform X2, whose amino-acid sequence is MVAAIAAATLPNTAFLPKNLSFSSTSHQFLGGFSKRLYFDQKFGNRSKDLIGLVVASAAAASSSDSRGAGRFYLNFTGFPFPLGPFLNRRTIRTEILKELDAPVEHIVLPTFAYEHKIFVGPFSRKFPQAQIWVAPRQWSWPINLPLEFFGIFRAKALKDEDTSTPWADEIDQKVLSSPEVGIGPYVEVAFYHKRSRTLLVTDAVIFVPRRPPECISKESLLASAKNGLAVKLLSKGKEVPEEPVVDNKINRQKGWERMVLQILFLGPSNLLEPTASFAQMSQKLIVSPIVKTLVFSKVPEKVRDWVDRIAKDWPFRRIIPAHFAAPINASRSDFLAAFTFLDELLGERFVTRPSLSLVFASLMGRATSYFPPDDMKTLSSLDEFLVSVGAVKKTVSGRKR
- the LOC103696205 gene encoding uncharacterized protein LOC103696205 isoform X1, coding for MVAAIAAATLPNTAFLPKNLSFSSTSHQFLGGFSKRLYFDQKFGNRSKDLIGLVVASAAAASSSDSRGAGRFYLNFTGFPFPLGPFLNRRTIRTEAVKNCIWLFEQEQALGFSSVSTNIRMTVIKLKSGGLWVHAPIAPTKECIQILKELDAPVEHIVLPTFAYEHKIFVGPFSRKFPQAQIWVAPRQWSWPINLPLEFFGIFRAKALKDEDTSTPWADEIDQKVLSSPEVGIGPYVEVAFYHKRSRTLLVTDAVIFVPRRPPECISKESLLASAKNGLAVKLLSKGKEVPEEPVVDNKINRQKGWERMVLQILFLGPSNLLEPTASFAQMSQKLIVSPIVKTLVFSKVPEKVRDWVDRIAKDWPFRRIIPAHFAAPINASRSDFLAAFTFLDELLGERFVTRPSLSLVFASLMGRATSYFPPDDMKTLSSLDEFLVSVGAVKKTVSGRKR